A stretch of Tissierellales bacterium DNA encodes these proteins:
- the rpoZ gene encoding DNA-directed RNA polymerase subunit omega: protein MLYPSINELVEKIDSRYTLVMITAKRARQLIDGDKPQIETDSIKPVSIAIEEFDQNQLYYKRRETKGDG from the coding sequence ATGTTATATCCATCAATTAATGAGTTGGTAGAAAAAATAGATAGTAGGTATACACTAGTAATGATTACTGCAAAAAGAGCAAGACAGCTAATAGATGGAGATAAACCTCAAATAGAGACCGATTCTATTAAACCTGTTAGTATAGCTATCGAGGAGTTTGACCAAAATCAGTTATACTATAAAAGACGAGAAACTAAAGGTGATGGGTAG
- the gmk gene encoding guanylate kinase: MDEGLLLVISGPSGSGKGTICRELLKRHQNINFSISATTRKPRKGEDHGISYFFIGEEKFKDMIRKEEFLEYANVHDNYYGTPKKYVFEKMEQGENIILEIDVQGALQVRKVYPEAVLIFILPPSMEELKNRIVKRGTESEKDISRRLENAYKEMEFGKNYDYVVMNDQVITAVEKIESIITAEKIRGVRQKELIEQILL, translated from the coding sequence ATGGATGAAGGTTTGCTATTAGTTATTTCAGGACCTTCTGGTTCTGGTAAAGGAACTATTTGTAGAGAACTTTTAAAGAGACATCAAAACATTAATTTTTCAATAAGTGCCACTACTAGAAAGCCTAGGAAAGGTGAAGACCATGGAATTAGTTATTTCTTCATTGGAGAAGAAAAGTTTAAGGACATGATAAGAAAAGAAGAATTCTTAGAATATGCTAATGTTCATGATAATTACTATGGTACTCCAAAAAAATATGTGTTTGAAAAAATGGAACAAGGTGAAAATATTATTCTAGAAATTGATGTTCAAGGGGCATTGCAAGTAAGGAAAGTTTATCCTGAAGCTGTATTAATATTTATCTTGCCACCTTCTATGGAAGAGCTTAAAAATAGAATTGTAAAAAGGGGAACTGAGTCTGAGAAAGATATTAGTAGACGACTAGAAAATGCATATAAAGAGATGGAATTTGGGAAGAATTATGATTATGTAGTGATGAATGACCAGGTTATAACAGCAGTAGAAAAAATAGAATCAATAATCACTGCTGAGAAAATTCGAGGAGTAAGGCAGAAAGAACTAATAGAACAAATATTATTGTAA
- a CDS encoding DUF370 domain-containing protein: MSVKLINVGFGNVVSANRIIAIVSPESAPIKRMIQEARDRKIIIDATCGRRTRAVIITDSDHIVLSAVQPETVAHRLNSKENQDAEIM, translated from the coding sequence ATGTCCGTTAAACTTATTAATGTAGGATTTGGAAATGTAGTATCAGCAAATAGAATAATTGCTATTGTAAGCCCAGAATCTGCTCCTATAAAAAGGATGATTCAAGAGGCTAGAGATAGAAAAATAATTATAGATGCAACATGTGGTCGCAGAACTAGGGCTGTTATAATTACAGATAGTGATCATATTGTACTCTCTGCAGTTCAACCAGAGACTGTAGCTCATAGATTGAATAGTAAAGAAAATCAAGATGCTGAAATAATGTAG
- a CDS encoding YicC/YloC family endoribonuclease produces MIKSMTGFGRGEFSDELYSFSVEMKTLNHRYNDIIIKMPKHINFLGEKIKKIIKGKISRGRVEVYIDYKYLSDSEVEIKTDISLANSYLKALENLNQELHINDKVNLDHILYNDDIIKVEKKELDEEKIWSCLKKAVEIALEETMFMRAQEGKELYKDIRLNLLIIEEKAKEIEKRSSLVIKEYKVKLEERVKELLEDKYTLDEDKLSNEIVFFADKSDINEEVIRLYSHINQFMKSFDEKGPVGRKFDFLIQEMNREVNTIGSKANDIEISNNVVEIKSELEKIREQIQNVE; encoded by the coding sequence ATGATAAAGAGTATGACAGGTTTTGGTAGGGGAGAATTTAGTGATGAGCTTTATAGTTTTTCTGTGGAAATGAAAACTCTTAACCATAGATATAATGACATTATTATTAAAATGCCTAAGCATATAAATTTTTTAGGAGAAAAGATTAAAAAAATTATAAAAGGCAAAATAAGCAGAGGAAGAGTTGAAGTATATATAGATTATAAATATTTAAGTGATTCAGAAGTTGAAATTAAAACTGATATATCATTAGCAAATTCTTATTTAAAAGCCTTAGAAAATTTAAATCAAGAGTTACATATTAATGATAAGGTAAATTTAGATCATATATTATATAACGATGATATTATTAAAGTTGAAAAAAAAGAATTAGATGAAGAAAAAATATGGTCATGCTTAAAAAAGGCAGTAGAAATTGCTCTGGAAGAAACTATGTTTATGCGTGCTCAAGAAGGAAAAGAATTATATAAAGATATTAGGTTAAATTTATTAATTATTGAAGAAAAGGCAAAGGAAATAGAAAAAAGGTCATCTTTAGTAATAAAAGAATATAAGGTGAAACTTGAAGAAAGAGTTAAAGAATTATTAGAAGATAAATATACTTTAGACGAAGATAAATTATCTAATGAAATAGTCTTTTTTGCTGATAAATCTGATATTAATGAAGAAGTTATAAGATTATACAGTCATATAAATCAGTTTATGAAAAGCTTTGATGAAAAGGGTCCAGTAGGAAGAAAGTTTGATTTTTTAATACAAGAAATGAATAGAGAAGTTAATACAATAGGTTCAAAGGCAAATGATATAGAAATATCTAATAATGTAGTAGAAATTAAAAGTGAATTAGAAAAAATAAGAGAACAAATTCAAAATGTAGAATAG
- a CDS encoding NFACT RNA binding domain-containing protein, whose protein sequence is MAFDGIVTKALVSELNEKIVGGKINKIYQQEKDEILLHIYNKGENFKLIISASSNNSRFYLTKSSKENPQSPPMFCMLLRKYIQGGVISRIEQFSLDRVVFIDIDSYDEIGQLSTKRLIIEIMGRHSNIILLDKEIDKIYDSIKRIPETISRVRQILPGLNYENPPIGDKISPLTVDSSTFLKLLNNTKENLPIFKFFYTSFLGLSPLISREICFKGQINPKKTIKDLSEKEKRKLFYSFNDLMEEVKNLNFRPNLIFENSNYIAFHALELNQYERYTKESFNSISQVLDKYYKEKDIHDRINQKSHSIRKTLQIQIERSTNKLAKRKAKIEKAKNRDDLKIYGDLISANIYKIKKGEKSVELENFYDENLQKIKIPLDPKLSPAENAQKYYKSYTKLKNAHKLLKKQIPETKNEIHYLENVLMSIDNCTNIDELNEIKAELMEEGYIRKNYKKNKPKKTKHPKPEHFLSSDGFHIYVGKNNKQNDYLTLRLSHKEDLWLHVKDIPGSHVVIRNINKEFSDIALKEAAMLAGYYSKGRNSQNLPVDYTKIKYVNKPKGAKPGMIIYENNKTIYVTPKKEYITNIKKVEN, encoded by the coding sequence ATGGCATTTGATGGAATAGTTACAAAAGCATTAGTAAGTGAATTAAATGAAAAGATTGTTGGTGGCAAGATTAATAAAATATACCAACAAGAAAAAGACGAGATTCTTCTTCATATCTATAATAAAGGTGAAAACTTTAAATTAATTATTTCTGCTAGCAGCAATAATTCAAGATTTTATCTCACAAAGTCTTCAAAAGAGAACCCTCAATCTCCACCAATGTTTTGTATGCTTTTAAGAAAGTATATCCAGGGAGGAGTTATATCGAGGATTGAACAATTTTCCTTAGATAGAGTTGTATTTATAGATATTGATTCCTATGACGAAATTGGTCAATTATCAACTAAAAGGCTTATCATAGAAATAATGGGAAGACATAGTAATATTATATTATTAGATAAAGAAATTGATAAGATATATGATTCTATTAAAAGGATACCAGAAACTATTAGCAGGGTGCGACAAATATTACCTGGCTTAAACTATGAAAACCCACCCATTGGTGATAAAATATCACCTTTAACTGTAGATAGTTCCACATTTTTAAAACTTTTAAACAATACTAAAGAAAACTTACCAATATTTAAATTTTTCTACACTAGCTTTCTTGGTTTAAGTCCATTAATAAGTAGAGAAATATGTTTTAAGGGACAAATAAACCCTAAAAAGACTATTAAAGATTTAAGTGAGAAGGAAAAAAGAAAACTGTTCTATTCTTTCAATGATTTAATGGAAGAAGTAAAAAATTTAAACTTTAGACCTAATTTGATTTTTGAAAATAGCAATTATATTGCTTTCCATGCCTTAGAATTAAATCAATATGAAAGATATACTAAGGAATCCTTTAATTCTATTAGCCAAGTACTAGATAAATATTATAAAGAAAAGGATATACATGATAGAATAAATCAAAAATCTCATTCTATTAGAAAAACCTTACAAATCCAAATAGAACGTTCTACAAATAAACTAGCAAAACGGAAGGCTAAAATAGAAAAAGCTAAAAATAGGGATGATCTAAAAATTTATGGCGATTTAATATCTGCCAATATATATAAAATAAAAAAAGGTGAAAAATCTGTAGAATTAGAAAATTTCTATGATGAAAATTTGCAAAAGATAAAAATACCATTAGACCCTAAACTATCACCAGCTGAAAATGCACAAAAATATTATAAGTCTTATACAAAGCTAAAAAATGCACATAAACTTTTAAAAAAGCAAATACCTGAAACTAAGAATGAAATTCACTATTTAGAAAATGTTTTAATGAGCATAGATAACTGTACTAATATTGATGAACTAAATGAAATAAAAGCAGAATTAATGGAAGAAGGATATATAAGAAAAAATTATAAGAAGAATAAACCTAAGAAAACTAAGCACCCTAAACCAGAGCATTTTCTATCTTCTGATGGCTTCCATATTTATGTTGGAAAAAATAATAAGCAAAATGATTATCTAACTCTTAGGCTTTCCCATAAAGAAGACTTATGGCTCCATGTTAAGGATATTCCCGGAAGTCATGTAGTAATAAGAAATATTAACAAAGAGTTTAGTGACATAGCTTTAAAAGAAGCTGCCATGTTAGCTGGTTACTATAGTAAAGGACGAAACTCTCAAAACTTACCAGTAGATTATACAAAAATAAAATATGTAAATAAACCAAAGGGTGCAAAACCTGGCATGATTATATATGAAAATAATAAAACTATTTATGTAACTCCCAAAAAAGAATATATAACCAATATTAAAAAGGTAGAAAATTAA
- the pyrR gene encoding bifunctional pyr operon transcriptional regulator/uracil phosphoribosyltransferase PyrR: protein MRTKALILDEKAIQRATTRIANEIIERNKGTKDLVLIGIKTRGIPFAERLGRKICEIEGVKVPVISLDITLYRDDLTEVNQQPVVKDSAINIDINAKNVVLVDDVIFTGRTVRAALDALVDKGRPKKVQLAVLIDRGHRELPIRPDYVGKNVPTSKSEIVSVQFEEIDNVDKVVIKEQR, encoded by the coding sequence TTGAGAACAAAAGCTTTAATATTAGATGAAAAAGCAATACAAAGGGCTACTACTAGAATTGCTAATGAGATAATTGAAAGAAATAAAGGAACTAAAGATTTAGTATTAATAGGTATTAAAACTAGAGGTATTCCTTTTGCAGAAAGACTAGGAAGAAAAATATGTGAAATTGAGGGAGTAAAGGTACCTGTTATTAGTTTAGATATAACCTTATATAGAGACGATTTAACAGAAGTAAATCAACAACCAGTAGTAAAGGATAGTGCTATTAATATAGATATAAATGCTAAAAATGTGGTTCTAGTAGATGATGTTATATTTACTGGTCGAACTGTTAGAGCTGCCCTTGATGCATTAGTGGATAAAGGTAGACCTAAAAAGGTTCAATTAGCAGTATTAATAGATAGAGGGCATAGGGAATTACCAATAAGGCCAGACTATGTAGGGAAAAATGTTCCTACATCAAAATCTGAAATAGTTAGCGTTCAATTTGAAGAAATTGATAATGTTGATAAAGTAGTTATTAAAGAACAAAGGTAG
- a CDS encoding RluA family pseudouridine synthase yields the protein MKSIEIYVSEDSGKRIDVYLAKIMEDESRTYIKGLINNGYIKVNGKIVKPKYLVKLKDFITVNFPEPEIIQIKPEDISLDIVYEDDNIAIINKPQGLLVHPANGNYSETLVNGLFYYFNHLSNYGGIMRPGIVHRLDKDTSGLLIIAKDNYCHERLSKELKYRNVKRIYWALVYGNIEQDKSTIKNYLGRDSSDRRKMTVVEKGGKLAITHYEVLERYKDYTLLEIELETGRTHQIRVHMASIGHPIVGDMTYSNRENPFRLKGQLLHAKEIGFIHPIKNCYLEFTSDLPYYFQKVLKSIRGKGR from the coding sequence ATGAAGTCTATAGAAATATATGTTAGTGAAGATAGTGGAAAAAGAATAGATGTCTACTTAGCTAAAATAATGGAAGATGAATCTAGAACTTATATTAAGGGCCTTATTAATAATGGATATATAAAAGTAAATGGAAAAATTGTTAAACCTAAATATTTAGTTAAATTAAAAGACTTTATAACTGTGAATTTTCCTGAGCCTGAAATAATACAAATTAAACCAGAAGATATATCTTTAGATATAGTATATGAAGATGATAATATTGCAATTATTAATAAGCCCCAGGGACTTCTAGTTCATCCCGCCAATGGAAATTACTCTGAAACTTTAGTTAATGGGTTGTTTTATTATTTTAATCATTTATCCAATTATGGTGGGATAATGCGTCCAGGAATTGTACATAGACTAGATAAAGATACTTCCGGATTATTAATAATTGCCAAAGATAATTATTGTCACGAAAGGCTAAGTAAAGAATTAAAATATAGAAATGTAAAAAGAATATATTGGGCTTTAGTATATGGGAATATAGAACAAGATAAATCTACTATTAAAAATTATTTAGGAAGAGATTCATCAGATAGAAGAAAAATGACTGTTGTAGAAAAAGGTGGGAAGCTTGCTATAACCCATTATGAAGTACTAGAAAGATATAAAGACTATACATTATTAGAAATAGAATTAGAAACGGGTAGAACCCATCAAATAAGGGTACATATGGCCTCTATAGGCCATCCTATAGTTGGGGATATGACTTATTCTAATAGAGAAAATCCTTTTAGATTAAAAGGCCAATTACTTCATGCAAAAGAAATTGGTTTTATTCATCCTATTAAAAATTGCTATTTAGAATTTACTTCAGATTTACCTTATTATTTTCAAAAAGTACTTAAGTCAATAAGAGGAAAGGGGAGGTGA